The Lycium barbarum isolate Lr01 chromosome 11, ASM1917538v2, whole genome shotgun sequence genome contains the following window.
gaggtactgttatatcatggcgatccataaagcagtccattgttgctacttcttcgaatcatgctgagataatagctattcatgaagcaagtagagaatgtgtgtggttgagatcagtgatacatttcatcacaGAAAGATGTGTCTTGAAGTGTGATataaaatacccacagtattatatgaagataatgttgcATGCATAACTCAATTAAagggaggatttataaaaggagatagaacgaagcacatttcaccaaagttatttttcacacatgatctccagaagaatggtgatcttgatgtgcaacaaattcgttcaagtgacaatcctgcagatttgttcaccaaatctttgccaacttcaactcttgagaaaatgatattcaagattggaatgcgaagactccgacatctgaatattggtcttcgtcagggggagtgaaatacgtgttgtactcttttttccttaaccaagttttgtcccattgggttttcttggtaaggtttttaatgaggcaactctcaaagcgtattactagatatgtgtactctttttccttcattgaggttttttcccacagggtttttcccaataaggtttttaacgatgcacatcatctatggacatccaagggggagtgttatgaaatatattatggatgtccaatacacaaatataatgcttctcctccaccatcttaatggttcctccattttctcatatattgaatgcatatgtagcactataaatagatgcataaattttcatatgaaatacacttgtaacacattttggaagaatagtaaaaatctctcctcttttgtcattctatttctatggttttcatcctttaatattgtgactcttttagcttcattttataacaagtTTATATTTGTCTGGATGATTATTCAGTGTAGCCCGTTTTAGTTAGTTGATAGTAAATAATTGACAAGAATTATGCGTTGATAAATACTTCTAAGTAttgaaataaatattataaataaaaaaatatttatttagatAAAAGTACTGAAACTAATAATAAGCACTTGAtgtttttgacaaaaaaaatgcTGATAAGATCTTATTTTGATAAATTAACTAATTGTCTTCTTTTGTTTTGACAAAAATAATAAATTTAAAAGTATCTTTGTAAGAAAAGGATGATATGACATATAAAAATGGAGAGGAAGTTAAAATTGTTGTTTTAGAAAAGATACTTTAAGAATTAGAAAaaaatagtaagaataaaataataaaaaatttagTCAAACTAAAAATGCTTATAAACTGAAAAACTATATATATACTCCTCTGATGGTTTATAAACACTTTGAGTGTTTACCAAAACATAAATAAGCTAAAATGTGTTTATAGTCAGTTTGACCATCttataagcttagccaaacaaCTTATTAAGTCACTAACTAATGGCTTCTTATTCAGGAACCATTTGTTAGATCACTTGAACTTTAAATTAAGGTGCTTGGATGATATTtggttgaattttttttaaaaagtaatttTTGAATTTGGAAAAGAATATCGGAAAATAGTCTATGCCATGGTGGAGCTAGGATATTGAtcaaggaatttaaaatataaagaagtaaatacaCAAATAAACCAAGAAAATACAACATTTACTAATATACATATTCCCTATGGTCCATTCTATTTGTCATGTTTTTCTTGCACATCCCTTAAGAAAACATTAATTAAAAAGGTAATTTGACTGAATTATCCTTATTTATTCTTTTATCTGAATTTAATGCTACTACTCTTTTTTTTACTACATTAATCTCTTTCCGCAAATATTGAGTAAGAGCCAAATGGGAAAAAAGTTCTTAGTTATAGTGATTTTCTAAAATGACAACTATTTTGGACCATCTATATTTAATAATGACGACAAATGAAAGGAATAGACAGGAATAAAAAAAAACTCAATCTCATATATACATTGTACTAGTTGTAGTAGGCCTGTGCTAAATCCGGGCCCAAACACCAAATATAAAAATAGTACGTAACTTTTATCAAATAAATATAATTTGTATCACATATGTTTActacataattaatttaatgtaattGCAGGTTAAACATATGTTCTCCATAAATtttcataattattaaagtttctttgtcatataattggataatttttaacaaaaaatattatttatgagaaAGCAAATTTGGCATGAAAATTAGCAAATATCAAGGGGACGTACGTAatttattttatgcttaaaagGATTACTCCTTAAGAATTAATTTAATTCTTCATATATACTTTATACTTAAAAGGGTTAGCTCCCAGTTAATCAAACATGATTATTAAGCTAATTCAATTTTGGCTGATAATGTTACCTTCATCTTCATTACTATACAACATCATTCAATAAATTTTAGTTTTTATATTTGTAAGCATATGTGATCTCACTAAAGAAGTAAacttttgaaattttaaaataatagagaggaaatgttGGTGAGGAATATATTATGTGAGATATGTTTAAATATAAACTATAAAGTAAGACCTAATAAGTGCTTCAGTTGAAAAAGAACATTTGGCGCTAAAGTTACCTAAATTATGCCAGTTTAAGAACAAATAATTTAAAAGGTACTTCCCCAGTTCAAATTATATGATGTTTTTAGTTTGGCCATACCCTGTAAAAAATCACTCACCCCTGGactaaaatatctttaattaaaTGCTATCAATTTAATATCTCTTACTTATGTGACAATTCACTTATCGGAAATAAgggtaaatttttttaaaaaaataatacctGCTTagttatataaataattatttattttaaacaaaatataaaaaattaaaaccaCCATATAATATGAATTAGAAGAATAATCTAATAAGCACCaagaagattttttttaaaaagttacaCAACACACCAATTATAAAAGCCCATATAGAAAGTGGCCTTTAGTAATGAATGagacaaaaatgaaaaaaatgaaaacatgTAAGGATAATTCACAATGCTCACATGTAAGATTTTTATAGGGTGCTTTGAAGATCGAGGactaccaaaaaaaaaacctattaacACTTacatatagtagtaatataattTAAAAACGAATCCCCGACTCCTCTAGCTCGAGTGTATGGTCCAATGATCAACGTGTTTCATATTTCTCTTCAGCTTTTTGTCTAATTAACTCCACCTTTATTGGAAAGTTATCTGCATGGAGAAACTTTTGTGTTGGCTCAATCAGCTTTTAATTTTTAGGAAAGTACTTGTCCACACTTCTACTTTTTTCTTCAATAATGTAGAATATCACAAGCATATGTCTCCCAGAAACCCCAAATTTTTTCCACAATGAAAGCTACATAGCTAGTCTCCCATTACTAGACTTCGAGAATTGAGAAAGATGACCCAAATATTATTGTCCTGGTCGTTCTTTATAAATATATCCAAAACAATCTTTATAGCTTTAGAGAAACAACTTTCCAGCGTTACATTCCACTTTTGCATTTTGTACTATCCTTTCActgctccaaaaaaaaaaaaaaaaatcccgcctttatatttttggaaaaaagcTTAAATATGCGATCAACTATTCGAAATGACCCATTCATGCCACTAGTTAATAGTTGGGTTCATTTATGTCATTGTCGGTGACACATTTGGTTCATTCATCCCACTAACTACTAAAGGAGCCCTACTGACTACTACTACCATATTTTGCCACGTGGTTATTGGTTAGTGGCACGAATGAAACACATGTTTCACGGCGAGGACATAAATGAACCCAACTATTAACGAGTGACACGAATGAGCTATATcggatagttcgatgacatatttgagttttttcccaaccaaatgacccctaaaaGTTTAGTTTATACTTGTATGGGTTGATTATTCTATGTAGATGTATAAGTCACTAATTCATGACTCTTATTTTAGGAACCATTTGTTAGATCACTTAAACTTTAAATTAAGGTTCTCGAACATGATttggttgatttttttttttaaagtaatttTTGGAGTAGGGAAATAGTCTACGCAGTGGTGGAGCTAGAATTTTCGTGaagaaatttaaaatataaagaaattAATACACGAATAAGGCAAGACATGGCCCAATGATCAAAGTGTTTCATATTTCTCTTCAGCTTTTTGTCTAATTCCACCTTTATTGGAAAGTTATCTGCATGGAGCAACTTTTTGGCTCAATCAGTTATTAATAGGAATGCATTTGTGCACACTTAACCTTTTTTTCTCCAATAATGTAGAATATCACAAGCACATCTCTCCCAGAATCTTTCATTTTTTTCACAATGAAAACTACATGGCTAGTCTCCCATTACTTGAAGATGACCCAAATATTATAGTCTTGGTCTTTCTTTATAAAAATATCCAAAACAATCTTTATATTTTTAGAGAAACAACTTTCCAGCATTACATTCAGTTTTTGCATTTTGTACTATCCTTTCACTGCTCcaataaaaaacaaaaagaatcccgcctttatatttttttttggaaagaaGCTTAAACATGCCATCGAACTATTCAAAATGACTCATTCATGCCACTCGTTAATACTTGGGTGCATTTATGTCATTGCCGTGACACATTTGGTTCATTCGTGCCACTAACTACCAACGGAGCCCTAGCTACTACTACCAGATTTTGCCATGTGGTTAGTGGTTAGTGGCACAAATGAAACATATGCTTCGCGACGATGACTAAATGAACTCAACTATTAACGAGAGGCATGAATAAGCCATTTCGGATAGTTTGATGACATATTTGAGTTTTTCCCTACTTTTTTTAACAACCGCTCGTGTCAACTTTACTACTCATTTCCAAAAGGCCAAGGCCATAATCTGCAGACTTGTTTGCAATATCATGAATTATGAAGTCGTCAGTTGCCATTCTAGTGCACAATTATAAGGGATTTTGTCTAATAAAGATCTGGTTCTTATTCACTTTTTACGATGAGATTAGGACCGTGACTTGTATTGGAGAAGCGAAAATAGAAAGAGGACTTCATATGATTGAAAACATGAACTTATTTGATATAGTGTGAAGTTACAAGACTGCAACTTGAATCCAATTTCAATCATGGTACCAGTTCTGACTGGTACTTAACTTTTGCTACTTCTTTTTGTTGCAGGTTGTGTTTTGCTTTCGCAAGTTCTTCCCAAAGTCAAAAGGCTAATGGGAAGTGAGAATTGTTGGACACAATTGATTGCTCACAAATTGAATTTTATAATTGCTAAGTAAGGACCAGCTTCGGTCTTACCATGCCTGTTATTCTCCTCTTggtagaaaagaaaagaaaagaatacaGTGGCATCATGTTTCGTTCTTCAAAATACAAAATCTAAGAATTTCAACTGTTAAGATGAAGAAGTAATTCGAAAAGAAGTAGTAATGAAAAAAATATGAGTGCTAAACCTTAACCAACAAATTACTTccttaacttgtttcagcaaAATGAAGCTAGTGACCTTTCTTTCAGCAAAGTAAAAGGAGCAAGTTACTCGGTAAGAGTTATGAAATGTAATAATCTCAAAATTGAATAAATAAGAGAATTCAGGGCATACTTTCTATTATAAGCAATGGAAGAAACGGTTTATTTGATACCATAACAATACAAACCGATTACGGCTTCAGGTGCAATGGCTTTTGCAGCTAATTAATGCAGCATATACAACAAAACCACTCTCAAATGTTATTGCAACACTGGCTATTTCCACACATACATATGACTACTCTAAATACCACGACGGAAACCCAACTAGTGGAAGCTACTCACAATAATAATATTACATATCAAAGTGAAATGAGAAATGCATCAAACCAAGGTACACTATAATAAGTGTTTTAACAACATAAATGACAGCCAAATGCCACAAATTAAATCGATTATTGAGGGGCTTGGAATGATGCTAGTGAACAGACTCGTCCACATCGATTCTGCGATAACTTTCATGGTGTTCTTCCATGCTCGAAGCAGCATCTGGCTCTTCCAGTTCTTCATTTTCTTCCTCTGGTTTTCTCCAAAATCCTATGTTCTTCACTGCACAAGTGAACGACTTCACCGAGCTGCAGTGGCTTACTTCGACATACTTTAGCCTAGGCATTGCACTTTTGATTTCTTCCCATGTCTCCTCTAGTTTTGGCAAGAACTTCAAGCACAGCCCTTCTATTTTCCATTTATTTCCTTCACTACCCCTGAAACGATCGCTCATATGTTGTAGCATGTTGGAATCTTCGATACAAAGATATTGCAATCGATCTAGCAATTCAGGGGCTATCCATGCTGGGGTAGTGTTTCCACAGAAGTGCCTTAGGTACAACTCTTCGAGAGATTTAGGTGGTGACAACTTCTCCAGCCTCTCTAAGAAAATTTCATCTTTACGGTCACCAGCATTAATAATTAGCATCCTTAGCTGTTGAAATTGTTCGAGTACTGTTAATTCGTCTTCCTCTATCATGCTTCCATCCATGACATCCAATTGTAGTACTCGAAGTTCTCTCAGACCCTTAAGATCACGCAAGTGACACGCATTTGGTGTTGTTGTATCAGGTATCTTGAAGCCATACAACTCTTGAAGATGTGAGAGTTTGGAGAGACCAAGTGGTAGATAAGAAAGAGAGGTACAATTCCCCACATCCAAGACGATCAACTTTGGAAGAGAAGTGATTGATCTTGGGAGCTGTTTTAGGTTCTTGCATTCAGCAAGTACCAAAATTTGGAGGCCCCATAACTTTTTGATGGATCGTGGCAATTTAGTCAAGTTTGCCACATCTTGAAAACTCAAATAACCTAGGCGTTTCAAGGATGTGATCCAACGCCACATATCATTTTCACAAAATTCGGAACTCTTCTCAAACTTGATGTGTGAGAGGTCTAAAACGCGGAGAGTCTTGACTTTGGCCAATGCAACCTTCCTAGTGAAGCCAATGCAATTGGCTTTGGTGAGAAGAAGTGCCCTTAACTTTGAGTTTCCATCCAAGGGCTGCAACAATGTTTCATTTGTCACGCCCAAACGGCGAGAGTGGATTGTGGCTATGTTTGCATTGTTCCCATCTAAACTGCAAAAGCTCTCTTCTTTTGCAACTTTGATTATCATTTCCCGAATCATGTCATGCATTTTGCAACTGTAGACTCTCCCATCATAGTTTCTTTTTCTCACCGCTTCAACCAGGCATCGACTGATCAGTTCTGATAAGCATTCAAGAGCCATTtttcttgcaattttttttcctttttggtaaACGAATCCTTCTCCAATCCACCAATTTGCCAGTTGATCAAACTCTATCTCGTAATCCTCTGGATAAATTGCAAAACATAGAATACACCGCTTCAACTTGAGAGGAAGCTCATCATAACTTCGTTGGAGAGTAGCCAATAAGGAATCATGGCTGTTGCATTCGTCTGCAAATATCTGAGGCAAATCTTCACTTATCGGCTGCCACACAGAAAGCAACTGAAGTTTCGATGAAAGCAAGCCTCCAATTGTCTTGATTGCTAGGGGAAGACCACCACATTTTCTCAGTATGTCTTTTCCCACACGTTCTAATTCAGTATCCTTGCATTTTCCCTTGGATGACACGAACGCAACCTTGCAAAATAACAACCAGCCCTCTTCCTCAGAAAGCAGCTCGGGTCGGTGAATTTGTTCTTCCTTGACTCCCATTCTCTTAACAACATCTTCGTTTCTAGATGTGATAATGACACAGCTGCTCTGCTTCTCTGATTTGGGCAGTCCTCCTGAGATCCATTTCCACCAGCCGTCATCAATGCTCCACACATCATCCATGACAATTAAGTATTTTTTGTTCGAAAGTGCTTCATGAATTCTCttcaacaacacatttctatctGACCCGTGATCGTTCTTTTTGAGCTGCTGCAGAATACTCTTCATGATCTCAAGCTCATCGAAAGTTGATTTACAAACCCAAATTCTCATGTCAAAGCATGACGTGACTCCTCTATCGTTGTAAATCTTTTGTGCAAGTGTGGTTTTACCCACACCTCCCATCCCTACAATACCAATTAGATGTAGAGATCCATTGCAAGGAATGATCCACCTTTTCAGTATCCTGGTATCTTCAGCTAAACCAACGGTCTGATATTCATTGAAAATGTCTGATGTCCATCGCACCCTTCCACTACCACTGCTACTGAGTTCTTCACTTTTATATAGGCTAACCGTAGGAGCAACGATGTTCAAATTTTGACGCATATTCACTATTTCCCTATTgatttctgccaacttctttcCAACCTGATTACGGAAATACAGTCCACGTGGAGAAATAGAGGACGAATAACTGTTTTTCATCTTCTCATAATCTACTCGGTTTTGGCAGTCAACGACCAGGTCATCTATTCTATAAATCAGTTCTCGTAATTTAGCAGAGGCATCCTCAACAGTCTTGTACTTGTCTTTGTGCTTCTCCATGTCATTGAGGTATGATTGCAAAGTTTTAAGATTTTCCTTCATAGTCTCAAACTCATGTTCAAATCCAAGGACATATTTAACTTGAGCATCAACTTTGTCAACCAAGCCCTCCATTAGGATCTCAATAGCCTTATCAACTAACGCACCTTCTATCATTTTTAGCCTGCAAAACTTCCTTTCAGAAATCTCGTCAGTCTAAAATAGACTTTAGACTGTAAGAAAGATGAAAACAATCATGATAATATGGTGTGAGAAAGCAGTTCCCATAGAGATATCAAGTACAAGAGTAATTACATATAACTGGCATGTCAAATTACTAATATTTATGACTCCTATGCCCTTAGGGTAACAATGTACGTACTCATACGATGTGCAAAATGATCAGTTCCAATAGAGAAGGAGAATTCGTTGACTTTAACCATTATATTGAGAGAAGGGTCTATGGGAAGGCAATTAGAtatatcattcatgcattaaatagAAACATACTTGCTTGCAAAAGGTACATATAACATAATAAATGTATGACGtatgtcattcttttttacaTAAACTGCAGCATCATCTACCAACATACCGATAATACAAAATACAAATAAAGAATTTAAGAATATGTCAATGCTTATTTATGTAACTAGATGAACATTTAACTAACTGGCCCAACAGTTTGTATTAGTTTACTCCTATTTATTTAGGTTTCTGGCCAACTTCTGCACTGGAAGTATTCATTTAATCATTTCCCCTTATTATTGCTTTGAAGAGAAATTTTTGTTCCAGTAAGTTCTCCTAATGACGAGTTGTCAATTCTACTATTTTATACCTGGTACCTGTTGCAATCTTTTCCTTGAATTTTGTTGTACAGCTAAGTGAAtgatcagttaaaaaaaaaaaaaaaaaaaaaaaaaaagaacattaaTCACATAAACTACTAACTGCATTTGCGCATATTTTTAACATTGTCAGAAAACAAAATGAATAGTGTTTGTAACTTGGTAGTTCTAAACTACCAGGTTATGAGCAATAACTGTGAATCAAAATATTCTACTAAGCTAATGACTTGCTCATGGACAAAGCTACTGCTAGTTCTAACAGAAGTATGCTAGATTGGATTTTCATAAAATTTTGAGGGCTTTTGGAATTATAGCAGCAATTGATGCAACTAACTTATGTTGTAGACTCCACTACAACTGATATTTTGCAAGGGAAACCTATCGACTGACTTTCCAACTGTATATTAGTATCAGGATTACAGCCTCTAGTTACAACAATATGGTCAGGAGCATGTTATCCCTAGTAACATTATCTTCTCAGAGTTGCAAAAACTCAACAAATCTCAAATTGTTGGTGTAGACAAAATCCATGAACATAACAGAGTACAACAATTATCCATATTAAACCATATCACACTGAAATTTGAAAACACACTAAGATTGCTATGAGTAGTAGAACTCCTAATCATTACAAATTAGCAAAAAGAACAGTGAAGTAAATGCTTCATGCAATGACAATTTCATAAAAAGTGACAACTTTTACAATACAGTAGAATCAaactttataaaaataaaaagtaaaaagaGTTAAGAGGATTATGCTTTCAGTTGGAAATATAATGATTTCAGAGTTTTGATATGCaactaaaaaaacaaaaaaccaaaaaaaaacatgcaaccaaaataaaagtaaaaattgaAGCATATAAAAGAAACCCTAAAAACGGTGCATAAAACAAGAGTCCCAACATAAAGCAGCCGAAACTATGGCGTACTGATCGAACTATGGTAAATTCCAGAGAATAAAGATAGATCAAGACTACAGACGCTGATTCAATCTTTAAACATTTATCAATAAACTCATAACAGAATTTAAATTATGCGTTCAAGCTGTAACACTTTCTGAAATTCTAGCCTTTTTCACACACGTATATACACTTCAGGGTTCGATTGTACTCGTAATGGCATACTTCCCTTTTAATTGACGTTATAAAACCCAGAAGTGTCTCGTCTTGAATTTTTATCTAcctttaataaaatattttttaaatgacCTTAACTTGAGAGATTCGCTAGGTAGTTTATTGCCATAGACATAAGTTTTAATTTTTGCTTAAAAGACAAAAATTGTAATCAATTAAGCAGTCTTAAAATATCCCGAACTCCTACAATATaggaaaaattaatttatgtccatAATTTATGCCCAATGGATAACAAAAACTTTGCCTAGCAAACttattgaagtggagactatttttaaatttttgttaGACGGGGCAAAAAATCAAGACCAACCCTTGTGGAGGTCATTTGTGATCTAAACCGTTATTATTGGGCCAAATACATAACATACAAATGTTTATTTTGAATACACTAGCATGTAAACATATCGAACAACACCTAACCTTAATAGAAAATGTTAGTACTATTAAGCACCTGATGATGCTGACATAACAAATGTTAATGTTTTAAATTTTCTTTTATATTGGCGTGTAAAGCTAAACTAATAAACTTGATAAACGTATTAGGTTGGACTAAATTTAAtacaacaaaagaaagaagaataaAAAGAGCAATTTGAAATTATCAAGTCAAATATCTACCTGAGAAATGAGAAGACAAGGCAAAAGTTCGACTCGGAAGACAAATCGGATGGCAAAGTATTCACTTCCAGAATCCATATTATTAACTATCAGGTAATTACATGCGAAATAAATTAAGGTAGTGGAGAAACCATTATTCTTAAACGACGACAAAGCCAATATGGAAAAGGCAGACGGATTCAAAATTTTGACTTTGTGGGTTCTGGATTATAGAAAAGACAGTTTATAGTTTCTGAATAGATTATTTATACCTAttaagtgaatttcttaatatAAATACAGAATTTTAGCCAAAGTTACTGAATTTTGACAGACTCGTAGCTAGAAGCAGGGGCGGAACTAGGTAGGCTGGTGAACCCCTCGTTAAGGCTAAAATTatcttcttatgtatatatagtagatgttgcaCCCCTTCGcgtatttacttcttcatatttttgaacTCCTAAGTAAAAATTCTGACTTCGCCTGCCAGAAATCTAAGTCCAATAATAGACCAGGGGATACAGGACAAACATGAAACTTGAAAAAAGAGAAGGGGAGATGCAGGAAAAACAAGTACAGCTAGTAATATATAATTTTGGTCTACTACAGCTTGAAGAACAAGAGATGTGAATCCTTTTTACCTGACTTCTTCAGGGTAAAGTGCAGATATTAGCTGATAGCAACCCTgccaaattaatttaaaaaaaaaaaaaagaaactactGATCTTTGTTTCAGCAAGTAAAAAGAGCAAATTACTGGGTACGAGTATGATATGTAAGAATCTCAAAATAGCATAATTAGTAAGAGCACTCAGGGCATACCTTTCTATTAACGGTATAGAGCAATGGATGATACGGTTTACTGAAGTACCATAATAATACAGACTGATTATGGCTTCAAAATTCAGATGCAGTAAAGAAACTGCGAATAAATGTACTTTTGGAGGGAATTGGTTGTAATCTTACATGTGATGTATTTCTGTGACTATAGGAACATATATCATTATAGAGCTGAACTGGTCGATATAGTCAACCTAAAATGGAGTttagaaaaacaaaataaaactaAAAGGAAAAGGACAAAGAAGATTCACATTTCTCCAATAGTGTTAATAGGCATTTGGACATctgatttgaaaccatggttaATCATGAGATGATATcaacgtttggacatgcatttgaaactccaaatcatgcctttttggatgatttggggtttcaaaccatggtttcgagctttttaaatataaaatttgactcataaatttatattttgtaaaaagaaGATTCATaaattggtagatatttttaacaattaatcCCACCAAATATTTACCAACCtctatttatgtctaccatgtggaaggattatattaaagagtaattacattactattcatgttaaattttcttttttattgaactaaagtttgatcaattgatgttgtattttttagaaaagccttctaacagcgtattaattttgttatgaactatgacttgctcatttggtaagattgtataagaattgaaaatattttgatagttttcacaacttgtggagttttatgtctataagaaaaaatacaacttaagaaatccaaattgcatgtccaaacatgatttcatctcatggtttcaaaacATGTCCAAACAGCTCAGTGCTCTATAGCTGTACAATAACTAAGTGGTCGTTTGATAAGAGGTATTAGAGAAAATAATAATGGTATCAGTTTGGGTATTATTTAATTCCTGTGTGTTTTTAAGAAGGGGAGTGTTGGGTAACTGATAAAGTTGTTACCATGTGACCAGGATGTCACGGATTCGAACCGTGGAAACGACTTCTTGCAGAAATATAGGGTAAggttgcgtacaatagacccttgtgatcCGGCCCTTCCTTAGACCCCGCGCATAGCAGGAACTTAGTGTACTGggttgtccttttttttttttttttgtagtgtttttaacctatgtataactaatatcctgtttggccaagcttattttttcccaaaaatacttatttttcccaataagtgcttattttaaaagaagtgagg
Protein-coding sequences here:
- the LOC132617030 gene encoding disease resistance RPP13-like protein 4 isoform X1; protein product: MVEITTRNWKFCRLKMIEGALVDKAIEILMEGLVDKVDAQVKYVLGFEHEFETMKENLKTLQSYLNDMEKHKDKYKTVEDASAKLRELIYRIDDLVVDCQNRVDYEKMKNSYSSSISPRGLYFRNQVGKKLAEINREIVNMRQNLNIVAPTVSLYKSEELSSSGSGRVRWTSDIFNEYQTVGLAEDTRILKRWIIPCNGSLHLIGIVGMGGVGKTTLAQKIYNDRGVTSCFDMRIWVCKSTFDELEIMKSILQQLKKNDHGSDRNVLLKRIHEALSNKKYLIVMDDVWSIDDGWWKWISGGLPKSEKQSSCVIITSRNEDVVKRMGVKEEQIHRPELLSEEEGWLLFCKVAFVSSKGKCKDTELERVGKDILRKCGGLPLAIKTIGGLLSSKLQLLSVWQPISEDLPQIFADECNSHDSLLATLQRSYDELPLKLKRCILCFAIYPEDYEIEFDQLANWWIGEGFVYQKGKKIARKMALECLSELISRCLVEAVRKRNYDGRVYSCKMHDMIREMIIKVAKEESFCSLDGNNANIATIHSRRLGVTNETLLQPLDGNSKLRALLLTKANCIGFTRKVALAKVKTLRVLDLSHIKFEKSSEFCENDMWRWITSLKRLGYLSFQDVANLTKLPRSIKKLWGLQILVLAECKNLKQLPRSITSLPKLIVLDVGNCTSLSYLPLGLSKLSHLQELYGFKIPDTTTPNACHLRDLKGLRELRVLQLDVMDGSMIEEDELTVLEQFQQLRMLIINAGDRKDEIFLERLEKLSPPKSLEELYLRHFCGNTTPAWIAPELLDRLQYLCIEDSNMLQHMSDRFRGSEGNKWKIEGLCLKFLPKLEETWEEIKSAMPRLKYVEVSHCSSVKSFTCAVKNIGFWRKPEEENEELEEPDAASSMEEHHESYRRIDVDESVH
- the LOC132617030 gene encoding disease resistance RPP13-like protein 4 isoform X3, whose product is MIEGALVDKAIEILMEGLVDKVDAQVKYVLGFEHEFETMKENLKTLQSYLNDMEKHKDKYKTVEDASAKLRELIYRIDDLVVDCQNRVDYEKMKNSYSSSISPRGLYFRNQVGKKLAEINREIVNMRQNLNIVAPTVSLYKSEELSSSGSGRVRWTSDIFNEYQTVGLAEDTRILKRWIIPCNGSLHLIGIVGMGGVGKTTLAQKIYNDRGVTSCFDMRIWVCKSTFDELEIMKSILQQLKKNDHGSDRNVLLKRIHEALSNKKYLIVMDDVWSIDDGWWKWISGGLPKSEKQSSCVIITSRNEDVVKRMGVKEEQIHRPELLSEEEGWLLFCKVAFVSSKGKCKDTELERVGKDILRKCGGLPLAIKTIGGLLSSKLQLLSVWQPISEDLPQIFADECNSHDSLLATLQRSYDELPLKLKRCILCFAIYPEDYEIEFDQLANWWIGEGFVYQKGKKIARKMALECLSELISRCLVEAVRKRNYDGRVYSCKMHDMIREMIIKVAKEESFCSLDGNNANIATIHSRRLGVTNETLLQPLDGNSKLRALLLTKANCIGFTRKVALAKVKTLRVLDLSHIKFEKSSEFCENDMWRWITSLKRLGYLSFQDVANLTKLPRSIKKLWGLQILVLAECKNLKQLPRSITSLPKLIVLDVGNCTSLSYLPLGLSKLSHLQELYGFKIPDTTTPNACHLRDLKGLRELRVLQLDVMDGSMIEEDELTVLEQFQQLRMLIINAGDRKDEIFLERLEKLSPPKSLEELYLRHFCGNTTPAWIAPELLDRLQYLCIEDSNMLQHMSDRFRGSEGNKWKIEGLCLKFLPKLEETWEEIKSAMPRLKYVEVSHCSSVKSFTCAVKNIGFWRKPEEENEELEEPDAASSMEEHHESYRRIDVDESVH